The sequence TGCTGGTGTGGCATGAGTTATTCTTGAAGTTGCAATTACGCCCGTTTTGTAGCCTTGTTCAGCCAAAACTTCAGCTATTGATGGCACGACTTCACCATTTGGAAGCATTCCTATAAAACCGTTGTTAGTTTTGTAACCAGAGGCAAGAGCTGTTCCCGCTGCTGCAGAATCGGTAACGTTGCTATCCGCAGAATAAGTGATGGCGTAACCAGTGTAGGGCATTTGCATCATGTAAAGCTCACGACCCTCTAAATAACTCGTTAACAAAATCTGATTTGAACCCATACCATCACCGATGAGAAATATCACGTTTTTTACATCGCCCGCGAATGTGAGCAATGACACCACTAAAACCAACATAACCAACAAAATACCCTTTTTCATACTTTCTTTTTACCCCCCTTTGAATTTTTAGTTACTCTCTTTAGAAGCTCTAAAACCCTGTATATAGCGCCCCTTCGCCCCGCTACCCACCCATAAAATTAGTGAAGTGTTTGCTCTGTCAACTTAATTATACCATATCTTTTTGAAGGTGTGTTATTTCTTCTCACGTAACTTCTGTATGATAAGTTTTATAGCGCCCTTCCCCCGCTCTCCACCCATTTCAAGGTAGGGACCTGGGGTCCCTTTAAACCCTCCAAACACCCATAAGGATAAAGGAGTAAGGCCTCGCAGCGCAGCCCGAACTACCAAAATTATTATAACCAAAAATCATTTGAGAGGTTTTAAGATATATAAAGAATTACTAAAAAAGCTCTCTATTTCTCAAAACTCCATCATCTATGTTCAATTCAAAATTCTTCGACTCTATTATCTTTATCAATTCCTTGAAACTTTCCTTTTCATTCCTTATTTGCCGTGAGGCTGTCTTCCCTATGTGCCGTGAGGCTGTTTCTTTTACCCTCTTTTTCAAAAAGTTCAAGATATTGATCTTCGTTTTTTCGTTCAAGTTATGATAATGAACTAAAAAACCACAATCTCTCTTTCCCAATTTCCAAACGATAGGCCTATCTTTATAAAACTTTTCATGAAGTTTTAGGTAATCTTTAAAGATATAATCCCTCAAACTTTTCTTCACAATACTCTCTAATTCAGAACGCTCCTTATTTACCGTGAGGCTGTTTTCATCGAATATTGAGGATAACAATCTATTTTCTTCATCGATTGAAAATCCAAAGGGGATAAAACCCGTATCCGCATTCAAAAGATACCTTTGGATACCGTTATCTATTCTTACAAAAGCTAATTTTGCTAAAATCTGATCTTGGTTACTCATACTGTTGTAGACGGAAATAGGACTTTGAAAACTTTCTTCTGCTTTTCTTTCCACATAGTTATCGTATGGCTCTCTTCGATGATAGTTGGTTACACCTTCATCAAAAGGCATAATGGAAATTAAAGACCTGATTTTATTATTATAAGCCTCCTTAATAAAATTTTCTATTTTGAAAAGTTCAGCTTCATTCAAACCAAATTCATAAAGATACTGGTCTTTCAATAGTTCTCTTAATGGGGGCAAACCCTTTACACCTTTACCGTTAGAAAAAGGGAAAAAGGCCGTAGGAATCCCCACTGTTTTATAAATCTCCTCAAATTTTCTTTCTTTCAAACTGTACAACTCCATTATGAGTATATCTATCAAACCTTCAGAAAGAAGCAGATAGGTATCAAGAGCGTTTTTACTCTCTATGAAATCATAAAACTTAGAAACACCATCGATACTCTCCTCGTTGAAGTGCAGTTCGTTTGGATATATCTCGGTATTCTGCTTTTTAATCGCTACGTTCAATCTAGCAAGCGCTTCTAACGCCTGAGTCTCAGAAGAACCCTCAAACAAACCTTGTGGAACGGGAAGCTTTTTCAAATCCCCAACCTCCAAATCCACGCTTCCTGCTATAAAACTCTCCAAGTAAGAAAACAAACTACTATTGAGCAAGCCCAAAAACCTAAAGATATCTTCATCTTTTGAAAAAAACAAACTACTACCCTTACAATCGAACAAGAACCCAGAAGGGAGATATCTAAAAGTTGCCCCTTTCGAGGTTGTCATCGTGTAAGTTATCCCCTTTTTGAAATAGTACTTTCTATTTGGAAGATAGTTCCCCATTTTTGACAATAGATTATAATTCTCTTCATCGAAGGCTATAACCCGCCACAAATTGCCATACCATTTATTGTAAGGTCCACCTTTGGCATATGGGACCCATTTCTTTCCATCTTTAATATCTTCTCTTCTAACTTCCCAAAAGTACCTCAAAAACCTTTTGTTATCACCAGTAGCTATCCCCTGTCGTGCATCAGCGAACTTCTCCAAAGGCTCGTTTTCAAAGGTACGTACAACGTCTGAATCCACCCAATAAATGAAAGGAACCCTCGGAACCTTTGTAAAAACGTTCTTATCAACCCTAAAAACATACTTAGAAAGATAATCCTCTCGCTTCTTTTCCTCACTTGCCGTGAGGCTGTCTTTCCTTGAACCCCCTTCGGGGCGCTTGAGGCTGTCTTCCTTATGTGCCGTGAGGCTGTCTTTCCAAATAGAAAATAAAGCCCGTTTCTTAGAATCTTTCCCGTTAAAAGAGGTCAAGTTTATATATTCACCCAAACTCCCCTCCTCACTTGCCGTGAGGCTGTCTTTCCTTGAACCCCCTTCGGGGCGCTTGAGGCTGTTTTCCTTATGTGCCGTGAGGCTGTCTTCAGCTCTTCTCAAAACAAACATCGCTGTATCCACTAAAGCGTTATCAAACACCCCTCCAAGGCCAAAATGAACCAATCTCTCTATCTGAAAGTTATCTAATATGAACCTTCTTGTCTTCTCATAGCTTCCAATAAACATAAAGGTTTGAGGGGTAATCATACCAACAAATCCATTCTTCTTCACCAATTCGCAACTCTTTTTAATAAAGCAGGCGTACAGATTTTTTTTAAACTCACTATAATCCTCGTTTATGTACCTCTTCAATTCAAAATCATAATCAGAGGAATCTAAATAAGGAGGGTTAGTCAAAACAATATCGTATTTCAAAGAAAGAATATCTAAAGCTTTCTTCAATCGTTCATCGTTTATACCTGACTCCTTTAAACTTAAAACATCCTCTCTTCTCATTAAGCTTCCTATCTTTTCAAACTTCTTCAAATACTCATTCTGCCCTTCCTCATTTGCCGTGAGGGTGTCTTTCCTTGAACCCCTTTCGGGGCGCTTGAGGCTGTCTTCCTTATGTGCCGTGAGGCTGTTCCCTTTCGGAACAGCTACTATGTTTGTTTCAATCTTCTCATATGCTCCATCCTCCAAAGCCTTCAATCTCAACAACAAATTCGTAATTTCAACAGCGTTCTCATCTATATCTATACCGTATAAATTCTTAGTAATTATAAGTTTTGGAATCAAAGCATCATCGTAACCTTTATTTTGATACATCTCTCTCAACTTATCGTAAACCCCTATAACAAAGTTCCCACATCCACAAGCCGGGTCTATAACCTTAACATCCTCAATGTCCAAACTCTTCTCATCACCTGCCGTGAGGCTGTCTTTCCTTGAACCCCTTTCGGGGCGTTTGAGGCTTTCTTCCTCATTTGCCGTGAGGCTGTTTTCTCCGTAACATTTCCCCAACGTATTTTCCACCAAATAATCCACAATCCATTTTGGTGTATAAAACTGTGAAGTAACTCCATTTTTACCCTTTAAATCCTTACCTGCGAGGGGGCTGCCTTCGTTGAAATACTCGTAAGACCAAGAAATAATCTCCTCTTTCTTCCAATCTTCATCTTTCACAATTTGAAACAAATCTCTGACTTTTTCTATCGTTTGGCAAGTAATTCGGCTTTTAATCTCATCACTTAAATAACAACAATCAAAAGCTCTATTCAGAAGTTGAACCCCAGTAAGATAATCACCCAAAAGATCTGATTCCAAACCATCCTTATCTGCGATGAGGCTGTCTTCCCTTGAAACCCCTTCGGGGTGCTTGAGGCTGTTTCTCATATTTGCCGTGAGGATGTTTCCCTTTGCCTGTAAAACTCTTAAGACAATAAAACTCAAAAAAACATCCAACAAAACACTCTCCTCATCTACCGTGAGGCTGTCTTTCCTTGAACCCCCTTCGGGGTGCTTGAGGCTATTTTTCCTTGAACCCCCTTCGGGGCGTTTGAGGCCCCTTTCCTTATGTGCCGTGAGGCTGTCTTTTTCATTTATGACCTCTCTTTGCAGGATACTCTTAAGCTCCAAAGCCATTTTCTTAACGGATCTGTTCAAAATAAGCCACCTTCTCTTCTCGCTTTTTCATCCTAAAATCCTCTTCACCCAAATAAATCAAACCTTCTTTTGGAACGATTTCCAGCAACCTTGAAACGGTTCTATCTTCCAAAAAATTAACCAGCTCTTTGGGATTCAAGTTTGTAGAAATTATAACGCTTTTTTGGTTCCTATTGACCTCGTCTATAACGATTCTTATCTTCTGCCCTATCCAATCATAACCTTTGGCACCAAGATCGTCTATAAAAATCAAATCAGAATCAAGCGCTCTCTTAACAGCGGCATCGGCACCCTCAAAATTCTCAAAATCCCTCAACACATCCAAAACACCAATAGTACAACCCATAACAGCCGCCTCTTTTAACACCGTAAAACCTAACCTACTCTTCCCCGTACCGTATCCTCCATACAGTATCAAACCAACACCCTTCTCCCATAACTTCTCCTCAACGAAGTGACGGCACTTAGTTAAACCCTTCCTCAAATGCTCATTCAGTGCAAGAAAATTATCAAACGAGGCATCAAGGTAAATCTTTGGAGAAATATCCCTATAACTCCTACTCCCATTCAAATAATTCATATAAATCGAACACATATAATTATTGCCTAAAATCCCATGTGTTGGGCAATTTTCAGGATCCTTACAAAAGCATCGCTTCTCAGAAGAATTTGGCGTACTTGCTCCCTCCCTTATTTGCCATGAAGCTGCCTTTCCTTGAACCCCCTTCGGGATGCTTGAGGCTGTTTTCCTTATTTGCCGCGAGGCTGTGTCCTCCTGCTCCGTGAACATTATACCTCACCCCTTTATCGTAAACCTCTTTTTTCTCCTTCCTCATTTGCTTTGAGGCTGTCATCCTTGTCTGCCGTGAGGCCGTCTCTCTTAATTCCAAATCAGCAAACCAAAAAGCACTAGAACTAGCCCCTTTACCCTCCACATTTGCCTTAAGGTTGTTTTCCTTATTCACCGTAAGGCCGTTTCCCCCTGCTCCGTGAACATTATACCTCACCCCCTTATCGTAAACCGCTTTTTTCTCATTCCTCATTTGCTTTGAGGCCGTCATCCTTGTCTGCCGTGAGGCTGTTTCACTTAATTCCAAATCAGCAAACCAAAAAGCACTAGAACTAGCCCCTTTACCCTTGACACTTGCCGTGAAGCTCTCTTTCCTTGAACCCCCTTCGGGATGCTTGAGGCTGTTTTCCTTATTTGCCGCGAGGCTGTGTCCTCCTGGTCCGTGAACATTATACCTCACCCCTTTATCGTAAACCTCTTTTTTCTCCATCCTCATTTGCTTTGAGGCCGTCATCCTTGTCTGCCGTGAGGCTGTTTCACTTAATTCCAAATCAGCAAACCAAAAAGCACTAGAACTAGCCCCTTTACCCTCCACATTTGCCGTGAAGCCGCCTTCCTTGTCTGCCGTGAAGCCGCCTTCCTTGTTCACCGTAAGGCTGTCTTCCTTGTTTGCCGAGAGGCCCCCTTCCTCATTTGCCGTGAGGCTGTTTTCCTTATCTGCCGAGAGGCTGTTCCCTTTTCGCGGATAGCAAATAATCAATCCCCTATCCTCAAGTTCGCTTAAAGACTTAGAAACTGTATTCTTGCTAAAAGAAAGAAGTGAAGAAAGCTTTCGCTCAGAAAACATCAAAGGTCCCTCCCAATAACTCTTATTCGCCTCGTAAATCAAAAAGAAATAAAGTTTTGTGGCAGAAGAAGAAACCTTCTCCCTCTCATTTTCCCTGAAAAAATGGTTCAAAAGACTAAAAACATTCACAAAATCACCTCAGCATCCCAAAAAATTTTTTCTTCCCAATAGTAATATCTGCAAAAAGATAAAAATCCTTAAGGGGCGGCGGGCGGGAATAGATTTAAAAAAATCCAGCAAAAAACTCAAAAGCAAAGCTTTCAAAAAAAGGGATCCTAAGGGACGAAGCCCCTAAACTTCCCTCAAGCTTCCCAAGCTTTAAAAAAAGGAATCAAAAGGGGCGAAGCCCCTTCATCCACGTGGTGCGCCCAGCACTGGCAATAGCTAAGTGGTGAAAGTCCTCTGTGGGCCAGGTAGCGGGGACCACTAGCCGAAGGCAAGGGTGTCCACCGAAGGAACGATGTGAAAGGATACAGACATCATTCCTGTTGAACCGCCGTATACCGAGGGGTACGTACGAGGGTGTGGGAGGACGGTAGATAAATTAATTATCTACCTCCTACCCGATTCCATCCAGGTGTGCTGCTGGGCGAAGAGAAGCTAAAGCAGATTGTATGTAACTTAGAATGATGGAGGTATTTTAAAAATTTTCGATTCTAGAAGTGTGGTTTAAAGAAGGTTTTAGAGTTTCTAAAGAGAGCATACCGTAAAATAGATAAGGAGATGATCATCAAATCAAAACAGTATATGACCAGGTGATAAAGAAAGAAGGCATCAG comes from Petrotoga sibirica DSM 13575 and encodes:
- a CDS encoding Eco57I restriction-modification methylase domain-containing protein, which translates into the protein MNRSVKKMALELKSILQREVINEKDSLTAHKERGLKRPEGGSRKNSLKHPEGGSRKDSLTVDEESVLLDVFLSFIVLRVLQAKGNILTANMRNSLKHPEGVSREDSLIADKDGLESDLLGDYLTGVQLLNRAFDCCYLSDEIKSRITCQTIEKVRDLFQIVKDEDWKKEEIISWSYEYFNEGSPLAGKDLKGKNGVTSQFYTPKWIVDYLVENTLGKCYGENSLTANEEESLKRPERGSRKDSLTAGDEKSLDIEDVKVIDPACGCGNFVIGVYDKLREMYQNKGYDDALIPKLIITKNLYGIDIDENAVEITNLLLRLKALEDGAYEKIETNIVAVPKGNSLTAHKEDSLKRPERGSRKDTLTANEEGQNEYLKKFEKIGSLMRREDVLSLKESGINDERLKKALDILSLKYDIVLTNPPYLDSSDYDFELKRYINEDYSEFKKNLYACFIKKSCELVKKNGFVGMITPQTFMFIGSYEKTRRFILDNFQIERLVHFGLGGVFDNALVDTAMFVLRRAEDSLTAHKENSLKRPEGGSRKDSLTASEEGSLGEYINLTSFNGKDSKKRALFSIWKDSLTAHKEDSLKRPEGGSRKDSLTASEEKKREDYLSKYVFRVDKNVFTKVPRVPFIYWVDSDVVRTFENEPLEKFADARQGIATGDNKRFLRYFWEVRREDIKDGKKWVPYAKGGPYNKWYGNLWRVIAFDEENYNLLSKMGNYLPNRKYYFKKGITYTMTTSKGATFRYLPSGFLFDCKGSSLFFSKDEDIFRFLGLLNSSLFSYLESFIAGSVDLEVGDLKKLPVPQGLFEGSSETQALEALARLNVAIKKQNTEIYPNELHFNEESIDGVSKFYDFIESKNALDTYLLLSEGLIDILIMELYSLKERKFEEIYKTVGIPTAFFPFSNGKGVKGLPPLRELLKDQYLYEFGLNEAELFKIENFIKEAYNNKIRSLISIMPFDEGVTNYHRREPYDNYVERKAEESFQSPISVYNSMSNQDQILAKLAFVRIDNGIQRYLLNADTGFIPFGFSIDEENRLLSSIFDENSLTVNKERSELESIVKKSLRDYIFKDYLKLHEKFYKDRPIVWKLGKRDCGFLVHYHNLNEKTKINILNFLKKRVKETASRHIGKTASRQIRNEKESFKELIKIIESKNFELNIDDGVLRNRELF
- a CDS encoding ATP-binding protein; this translates as MNYLNGSRSYRDISPKIYLDASFDNFLALNEHLRKGLTKCRHFVEEKLWEKGVGLILYGGYGTGKSRLGFTVLKEAAVMGCTIGVLDVLRDFENFEGADAAVKRALDSDLIFIDDLGAKGYDWIGQKIRIVIDEVNRNQKSVIISTNLNPKELVNFLEDRTVSRLLEIVPKEGLIYLGEEDFRMKKREEKVAYFEQIR